The following proteins come from a genomic window of Yinghuangia sp. ASG 101:
- a CDS encoding ABC transporter ATP-binding protein, translating into MDRPPAVPEETHADEASEAADAVPAQRPEPTESTKSAESAKSAEPAQSAESTERGAPQGRRAAVEAREGIEDDFGEESPEFKHSRYRNDAVVAKVTTRAMAARLPYLMRKALRLGWDADRRVLIALLLCQLAAGVLEAAGLMATTSTITAVISSGDIGERLRDAAPALTVLALAVGARAGLGIAVTYLSKRLMPMISRKAETLLLEAATKAELAAYDHPSFMHAYEAADHGVHQMRRMLTQSQNVIAATASFVAASTVIAFLHPLLLPLLLLGAVPRGVAAVRAARIEYESMVRTRNERHILAVLGWNLSDKWGASQLRSSTLAPHLLARYERVGDRVQRVVQEAATREAKVSVTGALAGGLAAGLVWGAVFWLLATDRMSVAAAGTAVIALRTVGTALGGIVTAGTDMYAIGLYLDDWDRFLTQAGGHRMSARRGTRVITRPRRFRAEGVTYAYAAEASDNDSGHPERRALDGVDLDVEVGRVVALVGENGSGKSTLVNLLTGLYLPDGGRITWDGHDTRDLDPEEAFRYVAYLTQDVVRWPLPFRSNITLCQPRPDHDAALAFALEASGSDEIAASLPRGLDTLLSQEFLGGTMLSGGQFQRINLGRVFYRDSPLLVLDEPTSALDPRTEHKIFTRLREHAADRAVVLVTHRLTNVAHADEIVVMERGRVAERGTCAQLLKNDGLFAELWRLQTER; encoded by the coding sequence ATGGATCGCCCCCCTGCCGTTCCGGAGGAAACGCACGCGGACGAAGCGTCCGAGGCGGCGGACGCGGTACCCGCCCAGCGGCCGGAGCCGACGGAATCGACGAAGTCGGCAGAATCGGCGAAGTCGGCGGAACCCGCGCAGTCTGCGGAGTCGACGGAACGAGGGGCGCCTCAGGGACGCCGGGCGGCGGTCGAGGCCCGGGAGGGGATCGAGGACGACTTCGGCGAGGAGTCCCCCGAGTTCAAACACAGCCGCTACCGCAACGACGCCGTCGTCGCGAAGGTCACCACGCGGGCGATGGCGGCCCGGCTGCCGTATCTGATGCGCAAGGCGCTGCGGCTCGGGTGGGACGCGGACCGGCGGGTGCTGATCGCGCTGTTGCTCTGCCAGCTCGCGGCGGGCGTCCTGGAGGCCGCGGGTCTGATGGCGACCACGTCGACGATCACGGCGGTCATCTCGTCGGGCGACATCGGCGAGCGACTGCGGGACGCCGCGCCCGCGCTGACCGTGCTGGCGCTCGCGGTGGGTGCGCGGGCCGGGCTCGGGATCGCGGTGACGTACCTGTCCAAGCGCCTCATGCCGATGATCAGCCGCAAGGCCGAGACGCTGCTGCTGGAGGCGGCGACGAAGGCCGAACTGGCGGCGTACGACCACCCGAGCTTCATGCACGCGTACGAGGCCGCCGACCACGGCGTCCACCAGATGCGCAGGATGCTGACGCAGTCGCAGAACGTCATCGCCGCGACCGCGTCGTTCGTCGCGGCGTCGACGGTGATCGCGTTCCTGCACCCGCTGCTGCTGCCACTGCTGTTGCTCGGTGCGGTGCCGCGTGGGGTGGCGGCGGTCCGTGCGGCACGGATCGAGTACGAGTCGATGGTCAGGACGCGCAACGAGCGCCACATCCTGGCGGTGCTCGGCTGGAACCTGAGCGACAAGTGGGGGGCGAGCCAGCTGCGTTCGTCGACTCTGGCCCCGCATCTGCTGGCCCGGTACGAGCGGGTCGGCGACCGTGTGCAGCGCGTCGTCCAGGAGGCGGCGACCCGCGAGGCGAAGGTGTCGGTCACGGGTGCGCTCGCGGGCGGGTTGGCGGCCGGGCTGGTGTGGGGTGCCGTGTTCTGGCTGCTCGCGACCGACCGTATGAGCGTCGCCGCCGCGGGCACGGCGGTGATCGCGCTGCGGACCGTCGGCACGGCTCTCGGCGGGATCGTCACCGCCGGCACGGACATGTACGCGATCGGCCTCTACCTTGACGACTGGGACCGGTTCCTCACCCAGGCCGGCGGCCACCGCATGAGTGCGCGGCGCGGCACACGCGTCATCACGCGCCCGCGCCGGTTCCGCGCCGAGGGAGTGACCTACGCGTACGCCGCCGAGGCGTCCGACAACGACTCCGGCCACCCCGAGCGGCGCGCGCTCGACGGTGTCGACCTCGACGTCGAAGTGGGCCGCGTGGTCGCGCTGGTCGGCGAGAACGGCAGCGGCAAGTCGACTCTGGTCAATCTCCTCACCGGCCTCTACCTCCCCGACGGCGGGCGGATCACGTGGGACGGCCACGACACCCGCGACCTGGACCCCGAGGAGGCGTTTCGGTACGTCGCCTACCTCACCCAGGACGTCGTGCGCTGGCCGCTGCCGTTCCGCTCGAACATCACGCTGTGCCAGCCGCGCCCCGACCACGACGCGGCGCTGGCCTTCGCGTTGGAGGCATCCGGCTCCGACGAGATCGCGGCGTCGCTGCCGCGGGGGCTGGACACGCTTCTCAGCCAGGAGTTCCTGGGCGGGACGATGCTGTCCGGCGGGCAGTTCCAGCGCATCAACCTCGGACGGGTGTTCTACCGCGACAGCCCGCTGCTTGTGCTGGACGAGCCCACCAGCGCCCTCGATCCCCGAACGGAGCACAAGATCTTCACGCGGCTGCGGGAACACGCCGCCGATCGCGCGGTCGTCCTGGTGACGCATCGGCTCACGAACGTGGCGCACGCCGACGAGATCGTGGTGATGGAGCGGGGCCGGGTCGCCGAACGCGGCACATGCGCCCAACTCCTGAAGAACGACGGCTTGTTCGCGGAGCTGTGGCGCCTCCAGACGGAACGGTGA
- a CDS encoding NUDIX domain-containing protein: protein MAPLNPWLVELPRVYSGSAVLVTDEHDRVLLLEASFRDAWLLPGGCLADDEDPKTCARRELAEETGLDLSIGALLDVDWRGADPREEHLAAPVVQFLFDAGRITSDTPIVLDHESLSARWCTLPEAKELLPSVAYERLRRGIDARVNGGCGYAVSEAGRWG from the coding sequence ATGGCTCCGCTCAACCCCTGGCTCGTCGAACTCCCGCGCGTCTACAGCGGATCCGCCGTCCTCGTCACCGACGAGCACGACCGGGTGCTGCTGCTGGAGGCGTCGTTCCGCGACGCCTGGCTGCTGCCCGGCGGGTGCCTCGCCGACGACGAGGACCCCAAGACGTGTGCGCGGCGGGAGTTGGCCGAGGAGACCGGGCTCGACCTGTCGATCGGGGCGCTGCTGGACGTGGATTGGCGCGGCGCGGATCCGCGCGAGGAGCATCTGGCGGCACCGGTCGTGCAGTTCCTGTTCGACGCGGGCCGGATCACGTCGGATACGCCGATCGTCCTCGACCATGAATCGCTCAGCGCCCGGTGGTGCACGCTGCCGGAGGCGAAGGAGCTGCTGCCGTCGGTCGCGTACGAGCGCCTGCGTCGGGGGATCGACGCGCGGGTGAACGGCGGTTGCGGGTACGCGGTTTCGGAAGCCGGCCGGTGGGGGTGA
- a CDS encoding LacI family DNA-binding transcriptional regulator, which translates to MTTSIKEVARHAGVSVGTVSNVLNRPERVAEATRTRVLDAIEQLGFVRNDSARSLRAGRTNALGLIVLDVANPFFTEVARGVEDVSSHTGSVVILCNSDDSVTKQETYLQVLQEQRVRGVLVTPAHESVLPVDALRGRGMAVVLLDRTGERPDMCSVAVDDVAGGLLATDHLIAAGHETFAFVSGPLTIRQCDDRRTGMRRALRAAGLRVGTTVRDVLVPAMNARSGAEAARRLLAGGPENLPRAVLCANDLLAMGFMREMLRAGIRIPDDVALVGYDDIEFAAASAVPITSVRQPTYQLGQTAAELLLDECENPDAHAHQQVTFQPELVVRESSGG; encoded by the coding sequence ATGACGACCAGCATCAAGGAAGTGGCCAGACACGCGGGAGTGTCGGTCGGCACGGTCTCGAACGTGTTGAACCGCCCCGAGCGCGTCGCCGAGGCCACCCGCACCCGGGTGCTGGACGCGATAGAACAACTCGGGTTCGTCCGCAACGACTCCGCGCGGTCGCTGCGCGCCGGGCGCACCAACGCGCTCGGCCTGATCGTGCTCGACGTGGCGAACCCGTTCTTCACCGAGGTCGCCCGCGGGGTCGAGGACGTGTCCAGCCACACCGGCTCGGTCGTCATCCTGTGCAATTCGGACGACTCGGTGACCAAGCAGGAGACATACCTCCAGGTGCTCCAGGAGCAGCGCGTCCGCGGGGTGCTGGTCACCCCCGCCCACGAGTCGGTGCTGCCCGTCGACGCGTTGCGCGGGCGCGGCATGGCCGTCGTGCTGCTCGACCGCACCGGCGAGCGCCCCGACATGTGCTCCGTGGCCGTCGACGACGTGGCCGGGGGCCTGCTGGCGACCGACCACCTGATCGCCGCCGGACACGAGACCTTCGCGTTCGTCAGCGGGCCGCTGACCATCCGTCAGTGCGACGACCGCCGCACCGGCATGCGCCGGGCGCTGCGGGCGGCCGGGCTGCGCGTCGGTACGACGGTCCGCGACGTGCTGGTCCCGGCCATGAACGCCCGTTCCGGTGCGGAAGCCGCGCGGCGCCTGCTGGCCGGCGGCCCCGAGAACCTTCCGCGCGCCGTGCTGTGTGCGAACGACCTTCTCGCGATGGGGTTCATGCGCGAGATGCTGCGGGCCGGCATCCGCATCCCGGACGACGTGGCTCTCGTCGGGTACGACGACATCGAATTCGCCGCGGCGTCCGCGGTCCCGATCACGTCGGTACGCCAGCCGACCTATCAACTGGGCCAGACCGCGGCGGAGTTGCTGCTCGACGAGTGCGAGAACCCGGACGCGCACGCACACCAGCAGGTGACGTTCCAGCCGGAACTGGTCGTCCGCGAATCCTCGGGCGGCTGA
- a CDS encoding sugar ABC transporter ATP-binding protein, which yields MTAVPTTPGGDPPATPVLALRDVEKSFGAVRALHGVSLELFAGEAHALAGENGAGKSTLIKTLAGVHRPDSGQVLLDGEPVTFGTPAAARDAGVAVIYQEPTLFPDLSVAENIFMGRQPRRALGRIDRRSMHRTTAELFRRLGVALEPEQPARGLSIADQQIVEIAKALSFDARVLIMDEPTAALTGSEVARLFGVVRTLREQGAAVLFISHRLEEIFALCQRVTTLRDGRWISSELLDGLTEDDLVRRMVGRDLDSLYPKQDAVIGTTALRVDRLTREGVFRDVSFEVRSGEIVALAGLVGAGRSEVARAVFGVDRYDAGGVEVVGKTYKTASPTAAMDAGLALVPEDRRAQGLVMDLSIEHNMGLTRLHALSKAGLIDRRAEHGTARDWALRLQLKYARLSDAVGVLSGGNQQKVVLAKWLATGPKVLIVDEPTRGIDVGTKSEVHRLLSGLAAEGLAILMISSDLPEVLGMADRVLVMHEGRITAELSRADATEETVMAAATGRSGASAGNSNGRDAAA from the coding sequence ATGACCGCTGTACCGACCACTCCCGGGGGCGACCCGCCGGCGACGCCCGTGTTGGCGCTGCGCGACGTCGAGAAGTCCTTCGGCGCGGTGCGTGCGCTCCACGGTGTCTCCCTCGAACTGTTCGCGGGCGAGGCCCACGCCCTGGCCGGGGAGAACGGTGCCGGCAAGTCGACCCTGATCAAGACGCTGGCCGGCGTCCACCGCCCCGACAGCGGCCAGGTGCTGCTGGACGGCGAGCCGGTGACGTTCGGCACCCCGGCCGCCGCCCGGGACGCGGGCGTCGCGGTCATCTACCAGGAGCCGACGCTGTTCCCCGATCTGTCGGTCGCGGAGAACATCTTCATGGGACGCCAGCCGCGCCGCGCGCTCGGCCGGATCGACCGCAGGAGCATGCACCGCACCACGGCCGAGCTGTTCCGCCGCCTCGGGGTCGCCCTCGAACCCGAGCAGCCGGCGCGCGGCCTGTCGATCGCCGACCAGCAGATCGTCGAGATCGCCAAGGCCCTGTCGTTCGACGCGCGCGTACTGATCATGGACGAGCCCACCGCGGCGCTGACCGGCAGCGAGGTCGCCCGGCTGTTCGGCGTCGTCCGGACCCTGCGGGAGCAGGGCGCCGCCGTGCTGTTCATCTCGCACCGGCTCGAAGAGATCTTCGCGCTGTGCCAGCGCGTCACGACGCTGCGCGACGGCCGGTGGATCTCGTCCGAACTCCTCGACGGGCTGACCGAGGACGACCTCGTCCGCCGCATGGTCGGCCGCGACCTGGACTCGCTCTACCCCAAGCAGGACGCGGTCATCGGCACGACCGCGCTGCGCGTCGACCGCCTCACCCGCGAGGGCGTCTTCCGCGACGTCTCCTTCGAGGTGCGCTCGGGCGAGATCGTCGCCCTCGCCGGACTCGTCGGCGCGGGCCGCAGCGAGGTCGCCCGCGCGGTGTTCGGCGTCGACCGGTACGACGCGGGGGGCGTCGAAGTCGTCGGCAAGACGTACAAGACCGCCTCGCCCACCGCCGCGATGGACGCCGGGCTCGCGCTCGTCCCCGAGGACCGGCGTGCGCAGGGCCTGGTCATGGACCTGTCGATCGAGCACAACATGGGCCTGACCCGGCTACACGCGCTGAGCAAGGCCGGGCTGATCGACCGCCGCGCCGAGCACGGCACCGCCCGCGACTGGGCGCTGCGGCTGCAGCTGAAGTACGCCCGGCTGTCCGACGCGGTCGGTGTGCTGTCCGGCGGCAACCAGCAGAAAGTCGTCCTCGCCAAGTGGCTGGCGACCGGCCCGAAGGTACTCATCGTCGACGAGCCCACGCGGGGCATCGACGTCGGTACGAAGTCCGAGGTGCACCGCCTGCTGTCGGGGCTGGCCGCCGAGGGCCTGGCCATCCTCATGATCTCCTCCGACCTGCCCGAGGTTCTCGGGATGGCCGACCGGGTGCTGGTGATGCACGAGGGCCGCATCACCGCGGAGCTGTCCCGGGCGGACGCCACCGAGGAGACCGTCATGGCGGCGGCGACCGGCCGTTCCGGTGCCTCCGCGGGTAACTCGAACGGAAGGGACGCCGCCGCATGA
- a CDS encoding ABC transporter permease, with protein sequence MTATLISPPAAEPEKAASSRGLVDKVFRARELTLLVALVALVVGTQLSNSRFLSEQGVKDLFLNASILVLLAVGQSVVVVTRNIDLSVGSVVGLSAFACGKFASGSSHGVFTVVLIGVLVGVACGVLNGLLVSLGKVPSLVVTLGTLYIIQGVDYYWAQGEQINAATLPKGVLDLGTGSVLGIPYLPLIAAVVLLATGWYLRSYRTGRELYAIGSNPEAARLAGVRSGQRVFAAYVFSGAIAGLAGALWLSRFGTVVADAAAGWELQVVSAVVVGGVAITGGVGTVWGAALGALLLTTIASSLVVLKVDSFWQKAINGALLLAAISIDRIVQVRVTRALRRRNARHG encoded by the coding sequence ATGACGGCCACGCTCATATCGCCGCCCGCGGCCGAACCGGAGAAAGCCGCCTCGTCGCGCGGTCTCGTCGACAAGGTGTTCCGGGCCCGCGAGCTGACCCTGCTCGTCGCGCTGGTCGCCCTGGTGGTCGGTACGCAGCTCAGCAACTCGCGCTTCCTGTCCGAGCAGGGCGTCAAGGACCTGTTCCTCAACGCGTCGATCCTCGTGCTGCTCGCCGTCGGCCAGTCGGTCGTCGTGGTGACCCGCAACATCGACCTGTCGGTCGGCTCGGTCGTGGGCCTTTCGGCCTTCGCGTGCGGCAAGTTCGCGTCGGGGTCGAGCCACGGTGTGTTCACCGTGGTCCTGATCGGCGTCCTCGTCGGCGTCGCGTGCGGTGTGCTCAACGGGCTGCTCGTCAGCCTCGGGAAAGTGCCGTCGCTGGTGGTGACCCTCGGCACGCTCTACATCATCCAGGGCGTCGACTACTACTGGGCCCAGGGCGAGCAGATCAACGCCGCGACCCTGCCCAAGGGCGTCCTCGACCTCGGCACCGGCAGCGTGCTGGGCATCCCGTACCTGCCGCTGATCGCCGCCGTCGTGCTGCTGGCGACCGGCTGGTATCTGCGCAGCTACCGCACCGGGCGCGAGCTGTACGCGATCGGCTCGAACCCCGAGGCCGCGCGCCTCGCCGGAGTGCGGTCCGGGCAGCGCGTGTTCGCGGCGTACGTCTTCTCCGGCGCGATCGCCGGCCTCGCGGGTGCCCTGTGGCTGTCCCGGTTCGGCACGGTCGTCGCGGACGCCGCGGCCGGCTGGGAACTCCAGGTCGTCAGCGCCGTCGTCGTCGGCGGTGTCGCGATCACCGGCGGTGTCGGGACGGTGTGGGGTGCGGCGCTCGGCGCGCTGCTGCTGACCACGATCGCCAGCTCGCTGGTGGTCCTCAAGGTCGACTCCTTCTGGCAGAAGGCCATCAACGGCGCGCTCCTGCTGGCCGCCATCAGCATCGACCGGATCGTCCAGGTGCGGGTGACCCGCGCACTGCGGAGGAGGAACGCCCGCCATGGCTGA
- a CDS encoding ABC transporter permease produces MADTLTKQPEAPAEVSGAKSAGWQRFLRWDLAVTVILIAVFGFGSADNASFATSGNLSFALNDIAEVAIIALPMTLLVVCGEVDLSVASMLGLSSALAGSLWDAGYTFEMIIPIVLLVGLAGGLVNGLLVTKVGLPSLAVTIGTMTLYRGLASVVLGTKAVAEFPQEYADLTQRTVFGFIPFPMALFAILAAVTAVVLHATGIGRAMFAVGAQEEAAYFAGIRVKRIKLALFALTGVVAAFAGLVFTLRYGSARADNGMGFEMTVIAAVLLGGVDFNGGKGTLLGVVSGLLLIAVLRNLLTLNDVANEVQSIVTGVLLVVSVLTPRAIQAIGQRRRRSGPAPA; encoded by the coding sequence ATGGCTGACACCCTGACGAAACAGCCGGAGGCACCGGCCGAGGTGTCCGGCGCCAAGTCCGCGGGCTGGCAGCGCTTCCTGCGCTGGGACCTCGCGGTGACCGTCATCCTGATCGCCGTCTTCGGCTTCGGCAGCGCCGACAACGCGTCGTTCGCGACGAGCGGCAACCTGTCGTTCGCGCTCAACGACATCGCCGAGGTCGCCATCATCGCGCTGCCGATGACGCTGCTGGTGGTGTGCGGCGAGGTGGACCTGTCCGTCGCGTCGATGCTGGGCCTGTCCAGCGCGCTGGCCGGATCACTGTGGGACGCCGGCTACACGTTCGAGATGATCATCCCGATCGTGCTGCTGGTCGGACTCGCCGGAGGCCTGGTCAACGGCCTGCTGGTCACCAAGGTCGGCCTGCCGTCGCTCGCGGTCACGATCGGCACGATGACGCTGTATCGCGGGCTCGCGTCCGTGGTGCTGGGCACCAAGGCCGTCGCGGAGTTCCCGCAGGAGTACGCCGACCTCACACAGCGCACGGTGTTCGGGTTCATCCCGTTCCCCATGGCCCTGTTCGCGATCCTCGCGGCGGTCACCGCCGTCGTGCTGCACGCGACCGGTATCGGCCGGGCGATGTTCGCCGTCGGCGCGCAGGAGGAGGCCGCGTATTTCGCGGGCATCCGCGTCAAGCGCATCAAGCTCGCGCTGTTCGCCCTCACCGGCGTCGTCGCGGCGTTCGCCGGGCTGGTCTTCACGCTCCGCTACGGCAGCGCCCGCGCCGACAACGGGATGGGCTTCGAGATGACCGTCATCGCGGCGGTGCTGCTCGGCGGCGTCGACTTCAACGGCGGCAAGGGCACGCTCCTCGGCGTCGTCTCCGGCCTGCTGCTGATCGCCGTGCTGCGCAATCTGCTCACCCTCAACGACGTGGCGAACGAAGTCCAGTCGATCGTCACCGGCGTGCTGCTCGTCGTCTCCGTGCTGACCCCGAGGGCCATCCAGGCCATCGGGCAGCGGCGACGCCGATCGGGTCCCGCGCCCGCGTGA
- the rhaS gene encoding rhamnose ABC transporter substrate-binding protein: MNLGITGRRTTAAVAAATVLGLTVAGCSGTSKNDSKSDSGAAGSTASADPNAELKTGLKLAFLPKQINNPYETITGESGVAAAKEIGSEAKRVGPSDANASSQVSYINTLIQQKQDAIMIAANDSNAVCGPLKQAMSKDIKVVAYDSDTAKDCRQLFINQANSEEVGRSLVQNVAKQIDYKGKIAILSATQNATNQNTWIEYMKQELAKPEYKDMQLVKVAYGDDDDQKSFQETQGLLQANPDLRAIVAPTTVGISAAARYIDGSQYKGKVVVNGLGTPNQMRQFVKSGTVEQFSLWDPKKLGKLAVYSAAALASGRITGAEGEKFTAGDLGEYTIGKDGEVILGPPTVFNAQNIDQYDF; the protein is encoded by the coding sequence ATGAACCTCGGAATCACGGGCCGCCGCACCACAGCGGCCGTCGCCGCGGCGACCGTTCTCGGTCTCACCGTCGCCGGCTGCTCCGGCACCAGCAAGAACGACAGCAAGTCCGACTCCGGCGCCGCCGGCAGCACGGCCAGCGCCGACCCGAACGCGGAGCTGAAGACCGGCCTCAAACTGGCCTTCCTGCCCAAGCAGATCAACAACCCGTACGAGACCATCACCGGCGAGTCGGGTGTCGCGGCGGCCAAGGAGATAGGCAGCGAGGCCAAGCGCGTCGGCCCGTCGGACGCCAACGCGTCGTCGCAGGTGTCGTACATCAACACCCTGATCCAGCAGAAGCAGGACGCGATCATGATCGCGGCCAACGACTCCAACGCCGTGTGCGGCCCGCTCAAGCAGGCGATGTCGAAGGACATCAAGGTCGTCGCGTACGACTCCGACACCGCCAAGGACTGCCGCCAGCTCTTCATCAACCAGGCGAACTCGGAGGAGGTGGGCCGCAGCCTGGTGCAGAACGTCGCGAAGCAGATCGACTACAAGGGCAAGATCGCGATCCTGTCGGCGACGCAGAACGCCACGAACCAGAACACCTGGATCGAGTACATGAAGCAGGAGCTGGCCAAGCCCGAGTACAAGGACATGCAGCTCGTCAAGGTCGCGTACGGCGACGACGACGACCAGAAGTCCTTCCAGGAGACGCAGGGTCTGCTTCAGGCCAACCCGGACCTGCGCGCGATCGTCGCCCCGACCACCGTCGGCATCTCGGCCGCGGCCCGCTACATCGACGGCTCGCAGTACAAGGGCAAGGTCGTCGTGAACGGCCTGGGCACCCCGAACCAGATGCGGCAGTTCGTCAAGAGCGGCACCGTCGAGCAGTTCTCGCTGTGGGACCCGAAGAAGCTCGGCAAGCTCGCCGTCTACTCGGCCGCCGCGCTGGCCTCCGGTCGGATCACCGGTGCCGAGGGCGAGAAGTTCACCGCCGGTGACCTGGGTGAATACACCATCGGCAAGGACGGCGAGGTCATCCTCGGCCCGCCGACGGTCTTCAACGCGCAGAACATCGACCAGTACGACTTCTGA
- a CDS encoding L-rhamnose mutarotase — MTSGTPENDGQRVCFVLQVRRERIEEYRARHAAVWPEMRAALAAAGWHNYSLFLRPDGLLVGYLETPDFDAARAAMDATEVNARWQAEMGDLFEPLDGQRPDEAMAPLDEVFHLA, encoded by the coding sequence ATGACGAGCGGCACACCGGAGAACGACGGGCAGCGCGTCTGCTTCGTCCTCCAGGTCCGTCGGGAACGCATCGAGGAGTACCGGGCACGGCACGCCGCCGTGTGGCCGGAAATGCGCGCGGCACTCGCCGCCGCCGGGTGGCACAACTACTCGCTCTTCCTGCGCCCCGACGGGCTGCTCGTCGGCTACCTCGAAACCCCCGACTTCGACGCCGCCCGCGCGGCCATGGACGCCACCGAGGTCAACGCCCGCTGGCAGGCCGAGATGGGCGACCTGTTCGAACCCCTCGACGGGCAGCGGCCCGACGAGGCCATGGCCCCGCTCGACGAGGTCTTCCACCTCGCGTGA
- the rhaI gene encoding L-rhamnose isomerase — protein sequence MTEQDGQDVRTRLRTQRIETPSWAYGNSGTRFKVFAQQGVPRDPFEKLSDAAQVHAHTGVAPTVSLHIPWDKVDDYAALAKHAEDVGVAIGAINSNVFQDDDYMLGSVTNPDPRVRRKATDHLLECVDVMDATGSRDLKLWFSDGTNYPGQDGIRERQDRLAEALAEVYARLTGDQRIILEYKLFEPAFYTTDVPDWGTAYAHCLKLGERAKVVVDTGHHAPGTNIEFIVAFLLREGKLGAFDFNSRFYADDDLMVGAADPFQLFRIMHEVVRGGGLDDASEVAFMLDQCHNIEPKIPGQIRSVMNVQEATAKALLVDADALAAAQRSGDVLGANAVLMDAYNTDVRPLLAELRAEQGLAPDPMAAFAASGYAERIRAERVGGTQAGWGA from the coding sequence ATGACCGAGCAGGACGGGCAAGACGTCAGGACGCGGCTCCGCACCCAGCGGATCGAGACACCGTCGTGGGCGTACGGCAACTCCGGCACGCGCTTCAAGGTGTTCGCGCAACAGGGCGTTCCCCGCGACCCGTTCGAGAAGCTGTCGGACGCCGCCCAGGTGCACGCCCACACCGGTGTGGCACCGACGGTGTCCCTGCACATCCCGTGGGACAAGGTCGACGACTACGCCGCTCTCGCCAAGCACGCCGAGGACGTGGGCGTCGCGATCGGCGCGATCAACTCCAACGTGTTCCAGGACGACGACTACATGCTGGGCTCGGTCACCAACCCCGACCCCCGCGTGCGCCGCAAGGCGACCGACCACCTGCTCGAATGCGTCGACGTCATGGACGCGACCGGTTCGCGCGACCTCAAGCTGTGGTTCTCCGACGGTACGAACTACCCCGGCCAGGACGGCATCCGCGAGCGCCAGGACCGCCTCGCCGAGGCGCTGGCCGAGGTGTACGCGCGGCTCACGGGCGACCAGCGGATCATCCTGGAGTACAAGCTCTTCGAGCCGGCGTTCTACACGACCGACGTCCCGGACTGGGGCACCGCGTACGCGCACTGCCTCAAACTCGGCGAGCGCGCCAAGGTCGTCGTCGACACCGGCCACCACGCGCCGGGCACCAACATCGAGTTCATCGTCGCGTTCCTGCTGCGCGAGGGGAAGCTGGGCGCGTTCGACTTCAACTCCCGCTTCTACGCCGACGACGACCTCATGGTCGGCGCCGCCGACCCGTTCCAGCTCTTCCGCATCATGCACGAGGTCGTGCGCGGCGGCGGCCTGGACGACGCGTCCGAGGTCGCGTTCATGCTCGACCAGTGCCACAACATCGAGCCGAAGATCCCCGGCCAGATCCGCTCGGTGATGAACGTCCAGGAGGCCACCGCCAAGGCGCTGCTCGTCGACGCCGACGCGCTGGCCGCCGCGCAGCGGTCCGGCGACGTGCTCGGCGCCAACGCGGTGCTGATGGACGCGTACAACACCGACGTGCGCCCGCTGCTCGCCGAACTCCGCGCCGAGCAGGGCCTCGCACCCGACCCGATGGCCGCGTTCGCCGCGTCCGGCTACGCCGAGCGCATCCGCGCCGAGCGGGTCGGCGGCACGCAGGCCGGCTGGGGCGCCTGA